The following proteins are encoded in a genomic region of Corticium candelabrum chromosome 11, ooCorCand1.1, whole genome shotgun sequence:
- the LOC134186515 gene encoding poly(ADP-ribose) glycohydrolase-like isoform X1, whose translation MSGLKRKLFKQTSLVDIFQPKLKFSKAGKYSSQLMDSTDDSCKERELTTTAAANQRSSDVDDSSAGSPRLFSDASHCSSTSSLASSMDDARFQPVFRKLGETTGLGSAIECLKRQPQCGAVLPFLKPHQNHTVLFKIPFQDGVRPMPFPASYKDAWDHHHVRLPCSPQSLYPVVNDRLGGQKELVSRWGIIETSLLSNINTSYDLQQAIMKYNTRYADRWDFSGLHSFLNNVADSAERVTFFQVTLPAMVVMALRLPELITHPIPLLKQQECTFITMSQEQIASLLANAFFCTFPRRNAYKPSAEYKSYPTINFNSLFSGGGRRSLVQASKLRSLIHYFHRVTSNPPIGTVTFERRVLNDNPSWDKCESLMSKLHVTSEGTIEDIGDGLLQVDFANKLVGGGVLGGGCVQEEIRFLICPELIISRLFTEGLADNECLIITGVERYSKYSGYADTFRWTGNYNDETQRDTWGRCFTEVLVIDALHFHRFPEQFKPGLIRRELNKAYCGFKSNTTSPAHLSAIATGNWGCGAFGGDLYLKGLIQLMAAAHTGRDVLYITFGNQKLCDDLAQVHQLLTDLQSTVGDIWAFIMEYRKYLMQNPGTRLTVCDFILQLNESDDQGQATHGKQACEKDAEDQVIEIGTLQSQSTKGYSLNTRH comes from the exons ATGAGTGGCCTAAAGCGCAAACTGTTCAAGCAGACGTCACTGGTGGATATTTTTCAACCAAAACTCAAGTTTTCGAAAGCAGGCAAAT ATTCCTCGCAACTAATGGACTCCACAGACGACAGTTGTAAGGAACGTGAGctcacaacaacagcagcagcaaatcaACGGAGTAGTGACGTTGATGATTCTTCAGCTGGGTCACCACGTTTGTTCAGCGA tgCCTCACATTGTTCCTCAACAAGCAGTTTGGCTAGCAGCATGGATGATGCACGTTTCCAGCCTGTGTTTAGAAAACTGGGAGAAACAACAGGCTTG GGCAGTGCAATTGAATGTCTGAAAAGACAGCCTCAGTGTGGTGCTGTGCTGCCTTTCTTAAAGCCCCATCAAAATCACACAGTTTTGTTTAAG ATTCCTTTTCAAGATGGAGTTCGTCCAATGCCATTTCCTGCATCTTACAA AGATGCTTGGGATCATCACCATGTTCGTTTACCTTGCTCACCACAGAGTCTTTATCCTGTGGTAAATGACAGG CTAGGTGGTCAGAAGGAGCTTGTTAGTCGTTGGGGCATTATAGAAACATCTCTCCTATCAAACATCAATACTTCTTATGACCTTCAG CAAGCTATTATGAAGTATAACACTCGATATGCAGACAGATGGGACTTCTCTGGTCTTCACTCATTTTTAAATAAT GTGGCTGACAGTGCAGAAAGAGTTACTTTCTTCCAGGTGACTTTACCAGCAATGGTGGTAATGGCTTTGCGGCTTCCTGAGCTCattacacat CCAATACCTTTACTAAAGCAGCAAGAGTGTACGTTTATTACAATGAGCCAGGAACAG ATTGCTTCTCTTTTGGCCAATGCCTTTTTTTGTACTTTTCCACGCCGCAATGCATACAAGCCATCAGCTGAGTACAAGTCATACCCAACTATAAACTTTAACAG TTTGTTCAGTGGTGGAGGGAGAAGAAGTCTCGTTCAGGCCAGTAAACTACGATCTCTCATTCATTATTTTCATCGAGTTACTTCAAATC CTCCAATTGGGACAGTGACATTTGAACGCCGTGTACTCAATGACAATCCATCTTGGGACAA ATGTGAATCACTAATGTCGAAGCTTCACGTGACAAGTGAGGGAACCATTGAAGACATTGGAGATGGATTGTTACAG gtTGATTTTGCTAATAAGTTGGTTGGAGGTGGCGTTTTAGGAGGG GGTTGTGTGCAAGAAGAAATACGCTTTCTCATTTGTCCTGAACTGATAATCTCTCGCCTATTCACTGAGGGGTTGGCAGACAATGAATGTCTTATCATCACAG GTGTTGAACGTTACAGTAAGTACAGTGGCTATGCTGACACATTTAGATGGACTGGAAACTACAATGATGAAACACAAAG AGATACATGGGGCCGATGTTTTACTGAGGTACTAGTCATTGATGCATTACATTTTCATCGTTTTCCTGAGCAGTTTAAACCAGGATTGATACGACGAGAACTCAACAAG GCTTATTGTGGATTTAAGTCTAACACAACGTCTCCTGCTCACCTCTCAGCAATCGCAACAG GAAATTGGGGATGTGGTGCATTTGGAGGTGACTTGTATCTAAAAG GTCTAATTCAATTGATGGCTGCTGCTCACACTGGGAGAGATGTGCTATACATTACATTTGGTAACCAG AAATTGTGTGATGATTTGGCACAAGTTCATCAATTACTTACAGACTTACAATCTACAGTGG GTGATATATGGGCTTTTATTATGGAGTATAGAAAGTACCTCATGCAGAATCCAGGCACTCGTTTGACTGTGTGTGATTTTATACTACAATTAAATGAAAGTGACGATCAAGGACAAGCCACACATGGAAAACAGGCATGTGAGAAAGATGCTGAGGATCAGGTAATTGAAATTGGTACTCTCCAAAGTCAGTCCACTAAGGGATACTCTCTTAACACCAGACACTAG
- the LOC134186515 gene encoding poly(ADP-ribose) glycohydrolase-like isoform X2 encodes MSGLKRKLFKQTSLVDIFQPKLKFSKADSSQLMDSTDDSCKERELTTTAAANQRSSDVDDSSAGSPRLFSDASHCSSTSSLASSMDDARFQPVFRKLGETTGLGSAIECLKRQPQCGAVLPFLKPHQNHTVLFKIPFQDGVRPMPFPASYKDAWDHHHVRLPCSPQSLYPVVNDRLGGQKELVSRWGIIETSLLSNINTSYDLQQAIMKYNTRYADRWDFSGLHSFLNNVADSAERVTFFQVTLPAMVVMALRLPELITHPIPLLKQQECTFITMSQEQIASLLANAFFCTFPRRNAYKPSAEYKSYPTINFNSLFSGGGRRSLVQASKLRSLIHYFHRVTSNPPIGTVTFERRVLNDNPSWDKCESLMSKLHVTSEGTIEDIGDGLLQVDFANKLVGGGVLGGGCVQEEIRFLICPELIISRLFTEGLADNECLIITGVERYSKYSGYADTFRWTGNYNDETQRDTWGRCFTEVLVIDALHFHRFPEQFKPGLIRRELNKAYCGFKSNTTSPAHLSAIATGNWGCGAFGGDLYLKGLIQLMAAAHTGRDVLYITFGNQKLCDDLAQVHQLLTDLQSTVGDIWAFIMEYRKYLMQNPGTRLTVCDFILQLNESDDQGQATHGKQACEKDAEDQVIEIGTLQSQSTKGYSLNTRH; translated from the exons ATGAGTGGCCTAAAGCGCAAACTGTTCAAGCAGACGTCACTGGTGGATATTTTTCAACCAAAACTCAAGTTTTCGAAAGCAG ATTCCTCGCAACTAATGGACTCCACAGACGACAGTTGTAAGGAACGTGAGctcacaacaacagcagcagcaaatcaACGGAGTAGTGACGTTGATGATTCTTCAGCTGGGTCACCACGTTTGTTCAGCGA tgCCTCACATTGTTCCTCAACAAGCAGTTTGGCTAGCAGCATGGATGATGCACGTTTCCAGCCTGTGTTTAGAAAACTGGGAGAAACAACAGGCTTG GGCAGTGCAATTGAATGTCTGAAAAGACAGCCTCAGTGTGGTGCTGTGCTGCCTTTCTTAAAGCCCCATCAAAATCACACAGTTTTGTTTAAG ATTCCTTTTCAAGATGGAGTTCGTCCAATGCCATTTCCTGCATCTTACAA AGATGCTTGGGATCATCACCATGTTCGTTTACCTTGCTCACCACAGAGTCTTTATCCTGTGGTAAATGACAGG CTAGGTGGTCAGAAGGAGCTTGTTAGTCGTTGGGGCATTATAGAAACATCTCTCCTATCAAACATCAATACTTCTTATGACCTTCAG CAAGCTATTATGAAGTATAACACTCGATATGCAGACAGATGGGACTTCTCTGGTCTTCACTCATTTTTAAATAAT GTGGCTGACAGTGCAGAAAGAGTTACTTTCTTCCAGGTGACTTTACCAGCAATGGTGGTAATGGCTTTGCGGCTTCCTGAGCTCattacacat CCAATACCTTTACTAAAGCAGCAAGAGTGTACGTTTATTACAATGAGCCAGGAACAG ATTGCTTCTCTTTTGGCCAATGCCTTTTTTTGTACTTTTCCACGCCGCAATGCATACAAGCCATCAGCTGAGTACAAGTCATACCCAACTATAAACTTTAACAG TTTGTTCAGTGGTGGAGGGAGAAGAAGTCTCGTTCAGGCCAGTAAACTACGATCTCTCATTCATTATTTTCATCGAGTTACTTCAAATC CTCCAATTGGGACAGTGACATTTGAACGCCGTGTACTCAATGACAATCCATCTTGGGACAA ATGTGAATCACTAATGTCGAAGCTTCACGTGACAAGTGAGGGAACCATTGAAGACATTGGAGATGGATTGTTACAG gtTGATTTTGCTAATAAGTTGGTTGGAGGTGGCGTTTTAGGAGGG GGTTGTGTGCAAGAAGAAATACGCTTTCTCATTTGTCCTGAACTGATAATCTCTCGCCTATTCACTGAGGGGTTGGCAGACAATGAATGTCTTATCATCACAG GTGTTGAACGTTACAGTAAGTACAGTGGCTATGCTGACACATTTAGATGGACTGGAAACTACAATGATGAAACACAAAG AGATACATGGGGCCGATGTTTTACTGAGGTACTAGTCATTGATGCATTACATTTTCATCGTTTTCCTGAGCAGTTTAAACCAGGATTGATACGACGAGAACTCAACAAG GCTTATTGTGGATTTAAGTCTAACACAACGTCTCCTGCTCACCTCTCAGCAATCGCAACAG GAAATTGGGGATGTGGTGCATTTGGAGGTGACTTGTATCTAAAAG GTCTAATTCAATTGATGGCTGCTGCTCACACTGGGAGAGATGTGCTATACATTACATTTGGTAACCAG AAATTGTGTGATGATTTGGCACAAGTTCATCAATTACTTACAGACTTACAATCTACAGTGG GTGATATATGGGCTTTTATTATGGAGTATAGAAAGTACCTCATGCAGAATCCAGGCACTCGTTTGACTGTGTGTGATTTTATACTACAATTAAATGAAAGTGACGATCAAGGACAAGCCACACATGGAAAACAGGCATGTGAGAAAGATGCTGAGGATCAGGTAATTGAAATTGGTACTCTCCAAAGTCAGTCCACTAAGGGATACTCTCTTAACACCAGACACTAG